A genomic segment from Aegilops tauschii subsp. strangulata cultivar AL8/78 chromosome 1, Aet v6.0, whole genome shotgun sequence encodes:
- the LOC109733384 gene encoding receptor-like serine/threonine-protein kinase SD1-8, protein MNQSHRRLVLPLLSVLLLTASAVVADSSLTLTRQGAIGGEQRLVSPGGVFQLGLFPVANGTKWFLGIWFTVSPPAVVWVANRGRPLSALSSGMVMLSGRGDLVLLVTARDNETVWSSNSSAAASAAVAQLHDNGNLVLASEAGAVVWQSFEHPTNTFISEMRTGRDLRTGAEWSLSSWRDADDPSAGDFRYDMDASGSPELHIWREGRKTYRTGPWNGVRFSGIPEMTTFEDMFEFRFTDTADEVSYGYRDRAGSPPSRVVLNESGVMQRKVWDRATGAWNTFWSGPRDQCDSYGLCGAFGVCNVVDAIVCSCVRGFRQRSPAEWRMRDASGGCARRTPLRCGGDDSDGFYAVRGVKLPETHGSSVDAGASLEECGRRCLSNCNCTAYAASDIRGGGAGTGCIQWFGELMDTRFVDGGQDLFVRLALSDLETTKTKKFAVVIAAVTTGVALLALSIGLLIWRRIRRGQEATMFEDILRGECPTYHLEVIRAATGGFCPKNEIGRGGFGIVYKGEMLDGQEVAVKKLSAENRVQGLKEFKNEVDLIAKLQHRNLVRLLGCCIHCSERILVYEYMSNKSLDTFIFDPRRRATLSWKKRMDITLGIARGLLYLHQDSRHTMIHRDLKAANVLLDGDMVAKISDFGIAKLFSSIGDSQHSTVTERIVGTYGYMSPEYAMDGLVSFMQDVYSLGVLLLEIVSGRRNQRSFNLIAHAWKLFEENKSLELLDPAVRDGCSLVELEQAVTCIQVGLLCVQESPSQRPQMSVVIPMLSHQQAPGRPLRPVVCTPVSTPVDLLDVLDDTSGNVELTITNIEGR, encoded by the exons ATGAACCAGAGCCACCGCCGACTCGTCCTCCCATTGCTGTCCGTGCTGCTTCTCACAGCCTCGGCCGTGGTCGCCGATAGCTCGTTGACGTTGACACGGCAGGGGGCCATCGGCGGCGAACAGAGGCTGGTCTCTCCCGGTGGCGTCTTCCAGCTCGGCCTCTTCCCCGTCGCCAACGGCACCAAGTGGTTCCTCGGCATATGGTTCACCGTCTCCCCTCCGGCCGTCGTCTGGGTCGCAAACCGCGGCCGCCCGCTCAGCGCCCTGTCCTCCGGCATGGTCATGCTCAGCGGCAGAGGAGACCTCGTGCTCCTCGTCACCGCGAGGGATAACGAGACCGTCTGGTCGTCCAACTCCTCGGCCGCGGCGTCGGCTGCGGTCGCGCAGCTCCACGACAACGGCAACCTGGTGCTCGCGAGCGAGGCCGGCGCCGTGGTGTGGCAGAGCTTCGAGCACCCCACCAACACGTTCATCTCCGAGATGCGGACCGGGAGGGACCTCCGGACCGGCGCCGAGTGGTCCCTCTCGTCGTGGCGCGACGCCGACGACCCGTCCGCCGGCGACTTCCGCTACGACATGGACGCgagcggctcgccggagctgcacATCTGGAGGGAGGGGCGCAAGACGTACCGGACGGGGCCCTGGAACGGCGTGCGGTTCAGCGGCATACCGGAGATGACCACCTTCGAGGACATGTTCGAGTTCCGGTTCACCGACACCGCCGACGAGGTCTCCTACGGGTACCGCGACCGCGCCGGCTCGCCGCCGTCCCGCGTCGTCCTGAACGAGTCCGGCGTGATGCAGCGTAAGGTCTGGGACCGCGCCACGGGCGCATGGAACACCTTCTGGTCGGGGCCGAGGGACCAGTGCGACAGCTACGGGCTGTGCGGCGCGTTCGGGGTGTGCAACGTGGTGGACGCCATCGTGTGCAGCTGCGTCCGCGGGTTCCGGCAGAGGTCGCCGGCGGAGTGGCGCATGCGGGACGCGTCCGGCGGGTGCGCCCGAAGAACGCCGCTACGGTGCGGCGGCGACGACAGCGACGGGTTCTACGCTGTGCGCGGCGTGAAGCTGCCGGAGACGCACGGCAGCAGCGTGGACGCCGGCGCCTCGCTCGAGGAGTGCGGCCGGAGGTGCCTGTCCAACTGCAATTGCACGGCGTACGCGGCGTCGGACATCCGTGGAGGCGGGGCCGGCACCGGGTGCATACAGTGGTTCGGCGAGCTGATGGACACGCGGTTCGTCGACGGCGGGCAGGATCTCTTCGTCAGGCTGGCATTGTCTGACCTAG AGACAACCAAGACCAAGAAGTTCGCGGTGGTCATCGCCGCGGTGACAACAGGGGTTGCATTGCTTGCGCTATCGATCGGCCTCCTGATCTGGAGAAGGATCCGGCGCGGCCAGGAAG CCACCATGTTTGAAGACATCTTGAGAGGCGAATGCCCGACGTACCATCTCGAAGTCATTAGAGCCGCCACCGGTGGGTTCTGCCCCAAAAACGAGATCGGCCGTGGTGGCTTCGGCATCGTTTACAAG GGTGAAATGCTAGACGGCCAGGAAGTTGCGGTGAAGAAGCTGTCGGCGGAGAACAGGGTGCAAGGACTGAAAGAGTTCAAGAACGAGGTGGACCTGATTGCCAAGCTGCAGCACCGCAACCTCGTACGCCTGCTCGGCTGCTGCATTCACTGCTCCGAGAGGATACTGGTATACGAGTACATGAGCAACAAGAGCTTGGACACCTTCATTTTTG ATCCAAGGAGGCGCGCCACCTTAAGTTGGAAGAAAAGGATGGACATCACCCTAGGCATTGCTAGAGGGCTGCTCTACCTTCACCAGGACTCGAGGCACACGATGATCCACCGAGACCTCAAGGCGGCAAACGTTCTCCTTGACGGGGACATGGTGGCCAAGATATCCGATTTCGGAATCGCCAAGCTGTTTAGTAGCATCGGCGACAGTCAGCACTCGACCGTCACAGAAAGGATTGTTGGAACATA TGGCTACATGTCACCGGAGTACGCCATGGACGGCTTGGTATCGTTCATGCAGGACGTTTACAGCCTTGGTGTGTTGTTATTGGAGATCGTCAGCGGCAGGAGGAACCAACGAAGTTTCAACCTCATAGCTCAT GCATGGAAGCTATTTGAAGAGAACAAGAGCCTCGAGCTCCTTGACCCAGCCGTGCGCGATGGCTGCTCACTGGTGGAGCTAGAGCAGGCCGTGACATGCATCCAGGTAGGGCTACTATGCGTTCAGGAGAGCCCAAGCCAACGACCGCAAATGTCTGTTGTAATCCCCATGCTGTCGCACCAGCAGGCACCCGGGCGGCCACTTCGGCCGGTGGTCTGCACGCCAGTGAGCACTCCAGTGGACCTTCTCGATGTGTTGGACGACACATCCGGCAATGTTGAGCTGACCATCACGAACATTGAAGGCAGGTAG